The genomic stretch AAAGTTGTCAAGAAGCTTTTGTTTTACTGGGTTAGATTTACATACATGCACTTCATTTTTAGATAATAAGAGCTTTTTCTGTGAGTGGTTTTAGTGTTTGCTACATGATGCTGCTGACTCTGCCTTTAGCTGGCTGTGTTTCTATTGCCATTCACTATCTTTGCACTTGGGCTTTGCATCCCCACTCCATTGTTTACGTGCCCTTGATCTGTAGGAAATGGCCTCGCTTTGTAGGCAGCATTTGCCCTGGCTTCATCTCATGCCATGAACATGAttcattctctgtttctatcaCAATGTAGGCACCCCAATGCCCTGCTTTTAACATAAAGTTTTCCCGTGTTAATAACATAGTCCTATAGtgaacaaatttatatatatgtctcAGTGTACATATTTTTAGGCCCTCTCCTCAGCAGTATATGAAATGTATGACCTGTTTTGAATAAATTGACTGATGTTATTTAGACTTTTTGCTTTGGTTTAAACAGTGAAAGAATCACACTTTTTTCCCATAGTTCTAAACTGTACTTTATTTTCCCATTGCCAACATTTATGTAATGTGGCATGATGGAGGGGAATGGATACTCAGGAGGTCTAGATTTTTCCACTTGCTAgctttgtaaattaatttttttaaaagtgggggttgggggatggggatacctattctttttttttttttaagattatttatttatttatttatttatttgacagagagagagagagagagagagagagaggcagaaacacaggcggagggagaagcaggctccacacagggagcccgacatgggactcgatcccgggtctctaggatcaggccctgccctgaaggcggcactaaactgctgagccacccaggctgccctgtaaatTAATTATACCTTAATTTGTTCACCTTCATATGGAGAAATTGGTTTTGGTAATTCCTTAGGACCTTTTCAGCTTTGATGTTGCATGCCTCTGCCTTACTTAGCTCTTTTTGCTTTAGAGTCAAGATTGACTTTTTCATGAGCTAACAGTAATCTTTGCTAAAATTTGTGTAAGTAGCTTCTTTTTGCAAAAGATATCTCCTAAATAATCATTTTGCAGTGGAAAACCCAGGTATATTATTTATCTTCCAAAATTAAATTATGAAGGTAATAGACTATATTCTAGGccttaaaaaacacacagaaaaaaaaaataaccatcttACTATCAATAGTTACTATTATCTACTTTATGATGTACTTCTTTTTGACTATCCATTCAGAATATTCTTGAAAACATGGGTGACTGAAATCGTTAAAGTATAGGTAGAAAGAATCTGAAAGTTTTAAGTTGTGTTAAAATAGAATCTTTTCTTTGTTACGTGATTCCTTTAGGAATTGAGCACAGATTGTGCTTTCTAGTGTTTGGCATGATATAATGccttatttttctaagttttaatctTTAAACAGGTGTAGTTATTATAGGTGTAGTCATATATATCATTACATGTGTTGTCATATATATCATTGCTAATAAACAAATctgtactttaataaaaaatacatctgTTTTTATTAACAGCGAATTCTTGAATTGGAAAGTTCTTTGGAAAAAAGCTTGcaagaaagcaaaaatcaatCCGAAGATTTAGCTATTCATTtggaagctgaaaaaaataagcacaataaAGAAATTACAATCATGgttgaaaaacacaaaacagaattaGAAAGCTTGCAGCATCAGCAGGATACCCTTTGGACTGAAAAACTCCAAGTCTTAAAGCAACAGCATCAGACTGAAATGGAAAGACTTAGAGAAAagcatgaagaagaaaaagaaacattgttgaaagacaaagagagtGTCTTCCAGGCCCACATAGAAGAGATGAATGAAAAGACTTTAGAAAAGCTTGATGTGAAGCAAACAGAACTGGAATCATTGTCTTCTGAACTGTCAGAAGTACTAAAGGCCCGGGACAAGCTAGAAGAGGAGCTTTCTGTACTAAAGGATCAAGCAGATAAAGTAAAACAGGAGCTAGAGGCCAAGCTAGATGAACAGAAAAGCCATCACCAGCAGCAAGTTGACAGTATCATTAAAGAACAAGAGCTGTCCCTCCAGAGAACTGAGGAGGCACTAAAAGATGAAATTAATCACCTTGGGCTTCTTCTGAAGGAAAAGGACAAGCATTTGAAAGAGTATCAGGTACGTGTCGAAAACTTAGAGGCAGATATTAGAAGGTCTGAAGAGGAACTCCAGCAGGCATCTGCTAAGTTGGCTCTCTTTGAGTCACAGCGGAGTACTACACATGAGCAGGCCAAAGCATCAGAGGAGCACTTGGCACAATTGCAGCAGAAGTTGTTGGACTTGGAAACAGAAAGAATTCTTCTTATTAAACAGGTAGCTGAAGttgaaatgcaaaagaaagatgTTTGTACTGAGTTAGACACTCAAAAAATCCAGTTGCAGGATTTAATGCAGCAACTTGAAAGACAGAAAAGTGAAATGGAGGAAAAACTACAGTCTTTAACCCAATGTTATGAGTCCCAGCTTAAAGATACTAGCACAGAACAGGCACAGACAAAACAGAGTttgatagaaaaggaaaatgtaattttacaaatgagagaaggacagagcaaagaaattgaaacacTTAGACAAAAATTATCAGCCAAGGAGGACAGTTTTAGTGTTTTACATGAGGAATAcgaaaccaaatttaaaaatcaagaaaaaaagatggaaaaaattaagcagaaagcaaaagagaTGCAAGAAACGTTAAAGAAGAAATTACTGGATCAGGAAGCCAAACTTAAAAAAGAGCTTGAAAATACGGTTCTAGAGCTTagtcagaaagaaaaacagttcaaTGCCCAAATTTTGGAAATGGCACAAGCTAACTCTGCTGGAATCAGTGATGCAGTATCAAgactggaaacaaaccaaaaggaGCAAATAGAAAGTCTCACTGAGGTACATAGACGAGAACTCAGTGATGTTGTATCAGTCTGGGAAAAGAAACTTAATCAGCAAGCTGAAGAACTTCAGGAAAAACATGAAATCCAATTACAGGAAAAAGAGCAAGAGGTAGCAGAACTAAAGCAAAAGATCTTCCAATCAAGGTgtgaaaaagaagagatgaacAAGGAACTAGCCTGGCTGAAAGCAGAAGGCATTAAGCAGGACACAGTAGTAAAGGAATTACAGGAACAGTTACACCAGAAGTCTGCTCATATGAATTCTCTctcacaaaatgaaatgaaactaaaagcACAACTTGAAAAGCTGGAGGTTGACTTGAATCATTCTCTGAAGGAAAATACTTCTCTTCAGGAGCATATAGTTGAACTGGAAATGCtagcagaaaaagacaaactgaaGGTTTCTGAGTTGACTGACAAGTTGAAAACCACAGATGAGGAATTCCAGAGTTTGAGATCTTCACATGAAAGAAGTGAGAAAAGCCTAGAAGACAAAAGCTTGGAATTCAAAAAACTATCCGAGGAATTAGTAGTTCAGCTGGATATTTACtctaagaaaactgaagcctTGTTACAAGCTAAAACAAATGAGCTAATCAACATGAGTAGTAGTAAAATTAATGCCATTCTCTCTAGGATTTCCCACTGTCAGCACCACACAACAAAAGTTAAGGAAGCACTGGTGATTAAAACTTGCAAAGCTTCTGAATTAGAAGCACAGCTTAGACAGCTAACAGAAGAGCAGAATGCACTAAATAGTTCTTTTCGGCAGGCTACCCAtcaattagaagaaaaagaaaatcaaattaagaGCATGAAGGCTGATATTGAAGGTCTGGTCATGGAAAAAGAAGCCTTACAGAAGGAAGGAGGCAACCAGCAACAGGCTGCCTCTGAAAAAGAGTCTTGTATCACACAGTTGAAGAAAGAGTTATCAGAGAACATCAACGTTGTCACACTGATGAAAGAAGagcttaaagaaaagaaatctgagatcagCAGTCTTAGTAAGCAGCTAACTGATTTGAACACTCAGCTTCAGAACAGTATCAGCCTGACTGAGAAGGAAGCAGCCATCTCATCACTAAGTAAGCGATATGATGAACAACAACAGGAATTGCTGGGTCAGGTGCAAGATTTATCTTTGAAAGTTGAAACTCTGAATAAAGAGAAGACCTCTGCTCTTGAACAGGTAGATCACTTGTCCAACAAATTCTCAGAGTGGAAGAAGAAAGCACAGTCAAAATTTCTGCAGTATCAAAGTACTATTAAAGAATTGCAGATGCAGCTtgagttaaaaacaaaggaagcCAGTGAAAAGGATGAACAGATACAGGTATTGAAGGAGGACCTTGATCAGCAGAATGAGAGGTTGGTATGTTTAAAGGGTGAGATGGAAGATAAGAAGAGCAAGCTGGAGAAAAAAGAGTGTAACTTAGAGACTGAGTTAAAAACGCAAACAGCAAGAATTGCCGAATTAGAAGAGCATCTTACTCAGAAAACAACTGAAATTGAGTCTTTAAGTGAAGTTCTTAACAGTTACAATCAACAGAAGGATACAGAACAGAAGGAGATGCGTCAGAAACTTCAGCACATTCAAGAATTAGGAGACGAAAAGGACAGCAGGGTTAAAGAAGCCGAAGAAAAAGTCTCAAGACTTGAAAAGCAAGTGTCATCCATGAAATCTGAGCTTGAAACCAAGAAGAAAGAATTGGACCATGCGAATTCAAGTATGAAGGGCAAAGAAGAGGAGTTTAAGGCACTGGAAGAGAGACTTGAGTTAGAAAGTGCTGCAAAATTAgcagaactgaagaaaaaagctgaacaaaaaaTTGTTGCCATCAAGAAGCAGTTGTTATctcaaatggaagagaaagaacagcaatataaaaaagacacagaaggTCACTTGGGTGAGCTAAATACAAAActgcaggagagagaaagagaaattcaggtgTTGGAAGAAAAACTTAAATCAGTGGAAGGTTTACCACAGTCAGAAGCATCAGTTGTACCCACATCAGTAAAATACATGGTAACCTGTGCTGAGCAAGGAATAGATCCCGAAAGCTCTGTGCAGAaagcatatgaagaaaaaatCAGTACTTTACAAAAAAGtctaatggaaaaagaaaagctgttgCAGAG from Vulpes vulpes isolate BD-2025 chromosome 11, VulVul3, whole genome shotgun sequence encodes the following:
- the GOLGA4 gene encoding golgin subfamily A member 4 isoform X8; translation: MESLFRSPLKESLFRSSSKESLVRTSSRESLNRFDLDSSVATFDPSSDMESEPEDSLPHLDSLSKEQLIHWLRRMERRLNSYKGKCSEFVTAYQTLQREKKKLQGILSQSQDKALRRIGELREELQMDQQAKKHLQEEFDASLEEKDQHISVLQTQVSLLKQRLRNGPMNVDLPKPFSPMEPQTEDISKENIDSDIEPVVVDGASAKTLEVLQQRIKRQENLLQRCKETIQSHKEQCALLTSEKEALQEQLDERLQELEKMKELHMAEKTKLITQLRDAKNLIEQLEQDKGMVIAETKRQMHETLEMKEEEIAQLRSRIKQMTTQGEELREQKEKSERAAFEELEKALSTAQKTEESRRKMKAEMDEQIKAIEKTREEERTSLQRELSQMKQEVVDVTNKSSEQIAKLQKLHEEELASKEQELTKKFQAQERQFQEQMKIALEKSQSEYLKITQEKEQQESLALEELELQKKAILMESENKLRDLQQEAETYRTRILELESSLEKSLQESKNQSEDLAIHLEAEKNKHNKEITIMVEKHKTELESLQHQQDTLWTEKLQVLKQQHQTEMERLREKHEEEKETLLKDKESVFQAHIEEMNEKTLEKLDVKQTELESLSSELSEVLKARDKLEEELSVLKDQADKVKQELEAKLDEQKSHHQQQVDSIIKEQELSLQRTEEALKDEINHLGLLLKEKDKHLKEYQVRVENLEADIRRSEEELQQASAKLALFESQRSTTHEQAKASEEHLAQLQQKLLDLETERILLIKQVAEVEMQKKDVCTELDTQKIQLQDLMQQLERQKSEMEEKLQSLTQCYESQLKDTSTEQAQTKQSLIEKENVILQMREGQSKEIETLRQKLSAKEDSFSVLHEEYETKFKNQEKKMEKIKQKAKEMQETLKKKLLDQEAKLKKELENTVLELSQKEKQFNAQILEMAQANSAGISDAVSRLETNQKEQIESLTEVHRRELSDVVSVWEKKLNQQAEELQEKHEIQLQEKEQEVAELKQKIFQSRCEKEEMNKELAWLKAEGIKQDTVVKELQEQLHQKSAHMNSLSQNEMKLKAQLEKLEVDLNHSLKENTSLQEHIVELEMLAEKDKLKVSELTDKLKTTDEEFQSLRSSHERSEKSLEDKSLEFKKLSEELVVQLDIYSKKTEALLQAKTNELINMSSSKINAILSRISHCQHHTTKVKEALVIKTCKASELEAQLRQLTEEQNALNSSFRQATHQLEEKENQIKSMKADIEGLVMEKEALQKEGGNQQQAASEKESCITQLKKELSENINVVTLMKEELKEKKSEISSLSKQLTDLNTQLQNSISLTEKEAAISSLSKRYDEQQQELLGQVQDLSLKVETLNKEKTSALEQVDHLSNKFSEWKKKAQSKFLQYQSTIKELQMQLELKTKEASEKDEQIQVLKEDLDQQNERLVCLKGEMEDKKSKLEKKECNLETELKTQTARIAELEEHLTQKTTEIESLSEVLNSYNQQKDTEQKEMRQKLQHIQELGDEKDSRVKEAEEKVSRLEKQVSSMKSELETKKKELDHANSSMKGKEEEFKALEERLELESAAKLAELKKKAEQKIVAIKKQLLSQMEEKEQQYKKDTEGHLGELNTKLQEREREIQVLEEKLKSVEGLPQSEASVVPTSVKYMVTCAEQGIDPESSVQKAYEEKISTLQKSLMEKEKLLQRLEQEKEEMVSSHSEMQCRYQELLIKIEHTEAKQHEDQVMINCLQEELEEKGKKYSLVASQHVEEEGGKKTIGTKQNLENVVDDVQKTLHEKELTCQILEQKIKELDSCLVREREGHRVEMEELTSKFDRLQALQRQMDEKNRPVKALGESAEEKSKSHVVQPKLPGNMEVQHNDLEFKLAGAEQEKQKLGKEIVKLQKDLRMLRKEHQQELDIMKKEYEQEMEEKIKQEQEDLELRHNSTLKQLMREFHTQLAQKEQELEVTIKETIDKAQEVEAELLESHQEETKQLYKKIAEKEDDLQRTAKRYEEILDAREEEMTAKVMDLQTQLEELQNKYQQKLQQEESPGNDKLTIMELQTQLAQKTTLISDSKLKEQEFREQIHNLEDRLKKYEKTVYATTVGTPYKGGNLYHTDVSLFGEPTEFEYLRKVLFEYMMGRETKTMAKVITTVLKFPDDQTQKILEREDARLMYTSPRSGIF
- the GOLGA4 gene encoding golgin subfamily A member 4 isoform X3, with protein sequence MFKKLKQRISEEQHQLQHTLASTQAPSNSSTPTRTRSRTSSFTEQLDEGTPNRELLAGMIAEPAFLSEYTIFALDSSKQPKTEPDSVNASIQATKSDSVNGSEPPTPQSGDTQSFAQKLQLRVPSMESLFRSPLKESLFRSSSKESLVRTSSRESLNRFDLDSSVATFDPSSDMESEPEDSLPHLDSLSKEQLIHWLRRMERRLNSYKGKCSEFVTAYQTLQREKKKLQGILSQSQDKALRRIGELREELQMDQQAKKHLQEEFDASLEEKDQHISVLQTQVSLLKQRLRNGPMNVDLPKPFSPMEPQTEDISKENIDSDIEPVVVDGASAKTLEVLQQRIKRQENLLQRCKETIQSHKEQCALLTSEKEALQEQLDERLQELEKMKGMVIAETKRQMHETLEMKEEEIAQLRSRIKQMTTQGEELREQKEKSERAAFEELEKALSTAQKTEESRRKMKAEMDEQIKAIEKTREEERTSLQRELSQMKQEVVDVTNKSSEQIAKLQKLHEEELASKEQELTKKFQAQERQFQEQMKIALEKSQSEYLKITQEKEQQESLALEELELQKKAILMESENKLRDLQQEAETYRTRILELESSLEKSLQESKNQSEDLAIHLEAEKNKHNKEITIMVEKHKTELESLQHQQDTLWTEKLQVLKQQHQTEMERLREKHEEEKETLLKDKESVFQAHIEEMNEKTLEKLDVKQTELESLSSELSEVLKARDKLEEELSVLKDQADKVKQELEAKLDEQKSHHQQQVDSIIKEQELSLQRTEEALKDEINHLGLLLKEKDKHLKEYQVRVENLEADIRRSEEELQQASAKLALFESQRSTTHEQAKASEEHLAQLQQKLLDLETERILLIKQVAEVEMQKKDVCTELDTQKIQLQDLMQQLERQKSEMEEKLQSLTQCYESQLKDTSTEQAQTKQSLIEKENVILQMREGQSKEIETLRQKLSAKEDSFSVLHEEYETKFKNQEKKMEKIKQKAKEMQETLKKKLLDQEAKLKKELENTVLELSQKEKQFNAQILEMAQANSAGISDAVSRLETNQKEQIESLTEVHRRELSDVVSVWEKKLNQQAEELQEKHEIQLQEKEQEVAELKQKIFQSRCEKEEMNKELAWLKAEGIKQDTVVKELQEQLHQKSAHMNSLSQNEMKLKAQLEKLEVDLNHSLKENTSLQEHIVELEMLAEKDKLKVSELTDKLKTTDEEFQSLRSSHERSEKSLEDKSLEFKKLSEELVVQLDIYSKKTEALLQAKTNELINMSSSKINAILSRISHCQHHTTKVKEALVIKTCKASELEAQLRQLTEEQNALNSSFRQATHQLEEKENQIKSMKADIEGLVMEKEALQKEGGNQQQAASEKESCITQLKKELSENINVVTLMKEELKEKKSEISSLSKQLTDLNTQLQNSISLTEKEAAISSLSKRYDEQQQELLGQVQDLSLKVETLNKEKTSALEQVDHLSNKFSEWKKKAQSKFLQYQSTIKELQMQLELKTKEASEKDEQIQVLKEDLDQQNERLVCLKGEMEDKKSKLEKKECNLETELKTQTARIAELEEHLTQKTTEIESLSEVLNSYNQQKDTEQKEMRQKLQHIQELGDEKDSRVKEAEEKVSRLEKQVSSMKSELETKKKELDHANSSMKGKEEEFKALEERLELESAAKLAELKKKAEQKIVAIKKQLLSQMEEKEQQYKKDTEGHLGELNTKLQEREREIQVLEEKLKSVEGLPQSEASVVPTSVKYMVTCAEQGIDPESSVQKAYEEKISTLQKSLMEKEKLLQRLEQEKEEMVSSHSEMQCRYQELLIKIEHTEAKQHEDQVMINCLQEELEEKGKKYSLVASQHVEEEGGKKTIGTKQNLENVVDDVQKTLHEKELTCQILEQKIKELDSCLVREREGHRVEMEELTSKFDRLQALQRQMDEKNRPVKALGESAEEKSKSHVVQPKLPGNMEVQHNDLEFKLAGAEQEKQKLGKEIVKLQKDLRMLRKEHQQELDIMKKEYEQEMEEKIKQEQEDLELRHNSTLKQLMREFHTQLAQKEQELEVTIKETIDKAQEVEAELLESHQEETKQLYKKIAEKEDDLQRTAKRYEEILDAREEEMTAKVMDLQTQLEELQNKYQQKLQQEESPGNDKLTIMELQTQLAQKTTLISDSKLKEQEFREQIHNLEDRLKKYEKTVYATTVGTPYKGGNLYHTDVSLFGEPTEFEYLRKVLFEYMMGRETKTMAKVITTVLKFPDDQTQKILEREDARLMYTSPRSGIF
- the GOLGA4 gene encoding golgin subfamily A member 4 isoform X1, which codes for MFKKLKQRISEEQHQLQHTLASTQAPSNSSTPTRTRSRTSSFTEQLDEGTPNRELLAGMIAEPAFLSEYTIFALDSSKQPKTEPDSVNASIQATKSDSVNGSEPPTPQSGDTQSFAQKLQLRVPSMESLFRSPLKESLFRSSSKESLVRTSSRESLNRFDLDSSVATFDPSSDMESEPEDSLPHLDSLSKEQLIHWLRRMERRLNSYKGKCSEFVTAYQTLQREKKKLQGILSQSQDKALRRIGELREELQMDQQAKKHLQEEFDASLEEKDQHISVLQTQVSLLKQRLRNGPMNVDLPKPFSPMEPQTEDISKENIDSDIEPVVVDGASAKTLEVLQQRIKRQENLLQRCKETIQSHKEQCALLTSEKEALQEQLDERLQELEKMKELHMAEKTKLITQLRDAKNLIEQLEQDKGMVIAETKRQMHETLEMKEEEIAQLRSRIKQMTTQGEELREQKEKSERAAFEELEKALSTAQKTEESRRKMKAEMDEQIKAIEKTREEERTSLQRELSQMKQEVVDVTNKSSEQIAKLQKLHEEELASKEQELTKKFQAQERQFQEQMKIALEKSQSEYLKITQEKEQQESLALEELELQKKAILMESENKLRDLQQEAETYRTRILELESSLEKSLQESKNQSEDLAIHLEAEKNKHNKEITIMVEKHKTELESLQHQQDTLWTEKLQVLKQQHQTEMERLREKHEEEKETLLKDKESVFQAHIEEMNEKTLEKLDVKQTELESLSSELSEVLKARDKLEEELSVLKDQADKVKQELEAKLDEQKSHHQQQVDSIIKEQELSLQRTEEALKDEINHLGLLLKEKDKHLKEYQVRVENLEADIRRSEEELQQASAKLALFESQRSTTHEQAKASEEHLAQLQQKLLDLETERILLIKQVAEVEMQKKDVCTELDTQKIQLQDLMQQLERQKSEMEEKLQSLTQCYESQLKDTSTEQAQTKQSLIEKENVILQMREGQSKEIETLRQKLSAKEDSFSVLHEEYETKFKNQEKKMEKIKQKAKEMQETLKKKLLDQEAKLKKELENTVLELSQKEKQFNAQILEMAQANSAGISDAVSRLETNQKEQIESLTEVHRRELSDVVSVWEKKLNQQAEELQEKHEIQLQEKEQEVAELKQKIFQSRCEKEEMNKELAWLKAEGIKQDTVVKELQEQLHQKSAHMNSLSQNEMKLKAQLEKLEVDLNHSLKENTSLQEHIVELEMLAEKDKLKVSELTDKLKTTDEEFQSLRSSHERSEKSLEDKSLEFKKLSEELVVQLDIYSKKTEALLQAKTNELINMSSSKINAILSRISHCQHHTTKVKEALVIKTCKASELEAQLRQLTEEQNALNSSFRQATHQLEEKENQIKSMKADIEGLVMEKEALQKEGGNQQQAASEKESCITQLKKELSENINVVTLMKEELKEKKSEISSLSKQLTDLNTQLQNSISLTEKEAAISSLSKRYDEQQQELLGQVQDLSLKVETLNKEKTSALEQVDHLSNKFSEWKKKAQSKFLQYQSTIKELQMQLELKTKEASEKDEQIQVLKEDLDQQNERLVCLKGEMEDKKSKLEKKECNLETELKTQTARIAELEEHLTQKTTEIESLSEVLNSYNQQKDTEQKEMRQKLQHIQELGDEKDSRVKEAEEKVSRLEKQVSSMKSELETKKKELDHANSSMKGKEEEFKALEERLELESAAKLAELKKKAEQKIVAIKKQLLSQMEEKEQQYKKDTEGHLGELNTKLQEREREIQVLEEKLKSVEGLPQSEASVVPTSVKYMVTCAEQGIDPESSVQKAYEEKISTLQKSLMEKEKLLQRLEQEKEEMVSSHSEMQCRYQELLIKIEHTEAKQHEDQVMINCLQEELEEKGKKYSLVASQHVEEEGGKKTIGTKQNLENVVDDVQKTLHEKELTCQILEQKIKELDSCLVREREGHRVEMEELTSKFDRLQALQRQMDEKNRPVKALGESAEEKSKSHVVQPKLPGNMEVQHNDLEFKLAGAEQEKQKLGKEIVKLQKDLRMLRKEHQQELDIMKKEYEQEMEEKIKQEQEDLELRHNSTLKQLMREFHTQLAQKEQELEVTIKETIDKAQEVEAELLESHQEETKQLYKKIAEKEDDLQRTAKRYEEILDAREEEMTAKVMDLQTQLEELQNKYQQKLQQEESPGNDKLTIMELQTQLAQKTTLISDSKLKEQEFREQIHNLEDRLKKYEKTVYATTVGTPYKGGNLYHTDVSLFGEPTEFEYLRKVLFEYMMGRETKTMAKVITTVLKFPDDQTQKILEREDARLMYTSPRSGIF
- the GOLGA4 gene encoding golgin subfamily A member 4 isoform X2, translating into MFKKLKQRISEEQHQLQHTLASTQAPSNSSTPTRTRSRTSSFTEQLDEGTPNRELLAGMIAEPAFLSEYTIFALDSSKQPKTEPDSVNASIQATKSDSVNGSEPPTPQSGDTQSFAQKLQLRVPSMESLFRSPLKESLFRSSSKESLVRTSSRESLNRFDLDSSVATFDPSSDMESEPEDSLPHLDSLSKEQLIHWLRRMERRLNSYKGKCSEFVTAYQTLQREKKKLQGILSQSQDKALRRIGELREELQMDQQAKKHLQEEFDASLEEKDQHISVLQTQVSLLKQRLRNGPMNVDLPKPFSPMEPQTEDISKENIDSDIEPVVVDGASAKTLEVLQQRIKRQENLLQRCKETIQSHKEQCALLTSEKEALQEQLDERLQELEKMKELHMAEKTKLITQLRDAKNLIEQLEQDKGMVIAETKRQMHETLEMKEEEIAQLRSRIKQMTTQGEELREQKEKSERAAFEELEKALSTAQKTEESRRKMKAEMDEQIKAIEKTREEERTSLQRELSQMKQEVVDVTNKSSEQIAKLQKLHEEELASKEQELTKKFQAQERQFQEQMKIALEKSQSEYLKITQEKEQQESLALEELELQKKAILMESENKLRDLQQEAETYRTRILELESSLEKSLQESKNQSEDLAIHLEAEKNKHNKEITIMVEKHKTELESLQHQQDTLWTEKLQVLKQQHQTEMERLREKHEEEKETLLKDKESVFQAHIEEMNEKTLEKLDVKQTELESLSSELSEVLKARDKLEEELSVLKDQADKVKQELEAKLDEQKSHHQQQVDSIIKEQELSLQRTEEALKDEINHLGLLLKEKDKHLKEYQVRVENLEADIRRSEEELQQASAKLALFESQRSTTHEQAKASEEHLAQLQQKLLDLETERILLIKQVAEVEMQKKDVCTELDTQKIQLQDLMQQLERQKSEMEEKLQSLTQCYESQLKDTSTEQAQTKQSLIEKENVILQMREGQSKEIETLRQKLSAKEDSFSVLHEEYETKFKNQEKKMEKIKQKAKEMQETLKKKLLDQEAKLKKELENTVLELSQKEKQFNAQILEMAQANSAGISDAVSRLETNQKEQIESLTEVHRRELSDVVSVWEKKLNQQAEELQEKHEIQLQEKEQEVAELKQKIFQSRCEKEEMNKELAWLKAEGIKQDTVVKELQEQLHQKSAHMNSLSQNEMKLKAQLEKLEVDLNHSLKENTSLQEHIVELEMLAEKDKLKVSELTDKLKTTDEEFQSLRSSHERSEKSLEDKSLEFKKLSEELVVQLDIYSKKTEALLQAKTNELINMSSSKINAILSRISHCQHHTTKVKEALVIKTCKASELEAQLRQLTEEQNALNSSFRQATHQLEEKENQIKSMKADIEGLVMEKEALQKEGGNQQQAASEKESCITQLKKELSENINVVTLMKEELKEKKSEISSLSKQLTDLNTQLQNSISLTEKEAAISSLSKRYDEQQQELLGQVQDLSLKVETLNKEKTSALEQVDHLSNKFSEWKKKAQSKFLQYQSTIKELQMQLELKTKEASEKDEQIQVLKEDLDQQNERLVCLKGEMEDKKSKLEKKECNLETELKTQTARIAELEEHLTQKTTEIESLSEVLNSYNQQKDTEQKEMRQKLQHIQELGDEKDSRVKEAEEKVSRLEKQVSSMKSELETKKKELDHANSSMKGKEEEFKALEERLELESAAKLAELKKKAEQKIVAIKKQLLSQMEEKEQQYKKDTEGHLGELNTKLQEREREIQVLEEKLKSVEGLPQSEASVVPTSVKYMVTCAEQGIDPESSVQKAYEEKISTLQKSLMEKEKLLQRLEQEKEEMVSSHSEMQCRYQELLIKIEHTEAKQHEDQVMINCLQEELEEKGKKYSLVASQHVEEEGGKKTIGTKQNLENVVDDVQKTLHEKELTCQILEQKIKELDSCLVREREGHRVEMEELTSKFDRLQALQRQMDEKNRPVKALGESAEEKSKSHVVQPKLPGNMEVQHNDLEFKLAGAEQEKQKLGKEIVKLQKDLRMLRKEHQQELDIMKKEYEQEMEEKIKQEQEDLELRHNSTLKQLMREFHTQLAQKEQELEVTIKETIDKAQEVEAELLESHQEETKQLYKKIAEKEDDLQRTAKRYEEILDAREEEMTAKVMDLQTQLEELQNKYQQKLQQEESPGNDKLTIMELQTQLAQKTTLISDSKLKEQEFREQIHNLEDRLKKYEKTVYATTVGTPYKGGNLYHTDVSLFGEPTEFEYLRKVLFEYMMGRETKTMAKVITTVLKFPDDQTQKILEREDARLMSWLRSSS